A genomic segment from Lytechinus variegatus isolate NC3 chromosome 10, Lvar_3.0, whole genome shotgun sequence encodes:
- the LOC121422952 gene encoding uncharacterized protein LOC121422952 — translation MGPESGARVASAVSDFKPATMVEPEPEPEITSEPEPEPASGPEPSYQDAVTLNEMLVPPFALMALLIFGMLMLTISRNWRRKHKRARYRNKISDTDKCDVILLSSLTVQQREDYSEEFLTSEEIESMEALRQHHNGPVSLFFMCLPAIISLALGPCLLLLRAPVIDSFWANGLPNINDGLGSFLAPAGLVYAITFGFTFQCVLDKQRCIAATLSTEVGLLEQILAMTSKMTSLTTEDRLKIYKLVKTEIISIMQQITGRRGTSSKDFLHEYSAGRIWDVIAILQKDARDTEHCDVIIVEKIISNLQELASCSTKRYMTLHYKVHPLLWMFLEILGFFSYFGVMLIVSESSRMDLTMCHMTVFSISLLCYVIGDLDHPFSGFFRINLSPLLHLVGKSEYFYREEQGKDSNCAQTLRSRSLSTATPIKRDSSSSPSFKSSQTL, via the exons ATGGGACCAGAATCAGGCGCGAGGGTCGCATCGGCAGTTTCAGATTTCAAGCCGGCGACAATGGTGGAACCAGAGCCAGAACCTGAGATCACTTCCGAGCCGGAACCAGAACCCGCCTCAGGACCTGAACCTTCATATCAAGATGCCGTTACTCTTAATGAAATGCTGGTCCCTCCATTTGCATTGATGGCTTTGCTGATCTTTG GAATGCTTATGCTTACGATTTCAAGAAATTGGAGGAGGAAACATAAAAGAGCCAGATATCGGAATAAAATCTCGGACACTGACAAATGTGATGTGATTCTTCTTAGTTCTCTGACAGTTCAGCAGCGTGAAGACTACTCTGAAGAAT TTCTAACATCAGAAGAAATCGAGTCGATGGAGGCACTGAGGCAACACCACAACGGACCCGTGTCTTTGTTTTTCATGTGCCTGCCAGCAATCATCTCGCTAGCACTTGGTCCCTGTTTATTACTGTTAAGAGCACCAGTAATAGATTCATTCTGGGCTAATGGTCTACCAAATATCAATGATGGCTTGG GTTCTTTTCTGGCACCGGCTGGTCTTGTATATGC AATCACGTTTGGCTTTACCTTTCAATGTGTATTGGACAAGCAACGTTGTATTGCTGCAACACTTTCAACCGAAGTAGGACTCCTTGAGCAGATTCTAGCAATGACGTCAAAGATGACATCACTGACAACAGAAGACCGGCTGAAG atttataAATTAGTGAAGACGGAGATCATTTCAATCATGCAACAGATAACTGGACGAAGAGGGACGAGTTCGAAGGATTTCTTACATGAATACTCAGCTGGTCGGATTTGGGATGTCATTGCTATCTTGCAGAAGGATGCTCGGGATACTGaacattgtgacgtcatcatcgTA GAGAAAATTATAAGCAATTTGCAGGAGTTAGCGAGCTGTTCGACAAAGCGATACATGACCTTACATTATAAGGTACATCCTTTGCTGTGGATGTTCTTAGAAATTCTGGGCTTCTTCTCGTACTTCGGCGTCATGCTTATTGTG TCCGAGTCCAGTCGGATGGACCTCACGATGTGTCACATGACAGTATTCTCAATCAGTCTACTTTGTTACGTCATCGGGGATCTCGATCATCCTTTTAGTGGCTTTTTTAGG ATCAATTTAAGTCCTCTCTTGCATCTTGTTGGTAAGAGCGAATATTTCTACCGCGAAGAGCAGGGTAAAGATTCGAACTGTGCTCAGACACTCCGTTCCAGATCCCTCTCCACCGCGACGCCCATCAAGAGGGACTCGTCTTCCTCGCCCAGCTTTAAGTCTAGCCAGAcactttaa
- the LOC121422301 gene encoding polymerase delta-interacting protein 3-like: protein MDKSLDDIIRERKTSKTSTFQTRLGRGRGRGGGGISRGGRAPQANPRGQNRGRGRGSWQKQQFQEKPPVIVDARQKLIQKAHQGDARDRLAKKARQTDAREKLTSKKRNADGQVVGQPRSSGGQLGSGGGQPRASGEQLPSPSASQSRPLARTVPNLGSTFTVRNPARVQNKTQITIRNPPQKESPSPISMASSHHGNSTRQSSNPLLAGSSTLRVTKAVPQPQKVQRPPVVDYPHFDDDLLSTPQPNPPKVQRRTPESVMAQNRAWASGLSARLHAHTHTPPPGTRLIISNLQISVTVDDIKELFGAIGELTKTRMVRPGLAEVIYVSRTDALQAISTYHNRELDGKPMLCKLDTSTIPEASGNRTMPNSLSDRFKTMRPENNPKLPFETMLKGGVPSGIDPGVVQKALFKKGAAPSAQKPVVFTVKI, encoded by the exons ATGGATAAGTCCCTAGATGACATAATCCGGGAAAGGAAAACATCTAAAACTTCTACCTTTCAGACCCGTTTGGGGAG GGGGAGAGGTAGAGGGGGAGGAGGTATAAGCAGGGGTGGGAGAGCACCTCAAGCGAACCCCAGGGGCCAGAACAGAGGGAGGGGTAGAGGCAGTTGGCAAAAACAACAATTCCAGGAAAAACCGCCAGTGATCGTTGATGCAAGACAGAAGCTGATCCAGAAAGCCCACCAAGGTGATGCCCGGGACCGACTTGCCAAGAAAGCAAGGCAGACCGATGCAAGGGAGAAGCTGACATCGAAGAAGAGGAATGCAGATGGACAGGTGGTGGGGCAACCAAGGAGTAGTGGAGGACAACTAGGGAGTGGTGGGGGCCAACCGAGGGCTAGTGGGGAGCAACTACCATCTCCTAGTGCCTCTCAGAGCAGACCCCTTGCCAGAACAGTGCCAAAT TTGGGTTCAACCTTTACTGTGCGTAACCCTGCAAGAGTGCAGAACAAGACGCAGATCACCATCCGGAACCCACCTCAGAAGGAATCCCCATCGCCTATTTCCATGGCATCCTCTCACCATGGTAACTCCACTCGTCAGAGCAGCAATCCCTTACTGGCTGGTAGCAGTACTCTCAGAGTCACCAAGGCTGTCCCTCAACCTCAAAAG GTGCAGAGACCACCAGTAGTTGACTATCCACACTTTGATGATGACTTATTAAGTACTCCGCAACCAAATCCCCCTAAGGTACAGCGACGCACACCAGAAAGTGTTATGGCACAGAATAGAGCCTGG GCTTCAGGACTCTCAGCCAGACTGCATGCCCATACTCATACCCCGCCCCCAGGAACAAGACTCATTATCTCCAACCTGCAGATCAGTGTTACCGTGGACGATATCAAG GAATTATTCGGAGCCATTGGCGAATTGACCAAGACTAGGATGGTGAGACCAGGTTTGGCAGAGGTAATCTACGTCAGCAGGACTGATGCCCTTCAGGCAATAAGCACTTATCACAACCGGGAGCTTGACGGGAAGCCCATGCTCTGTAAACTGGACACAAGCACCATTCCTGAGGCATCCGGGAACAGGACTATGCCGAATTCACTCAGTGACAGATTCAA GACCATGAGACCAGAGAACAATCCAAAGCTACCCTTTGAAACCATGCTAAAAGGAGGTGTACCTTCAGGCATAGATCCAGGAGTTGTCCAGAAAGCCCTCTTCAAGAAAGGAGCAGCTCCATCAGCTCAGAAACCAGTGGTTTTCACAGTGAAAATATGA